The Catellatospora citrea DNA segment AGCTGATCAGCCTGCCGATCCTGCTGGTGCTGCTGGTGTTCATCTTCCGCGGGCTGGTCGCGGCGGCCACCCCGCTGTTCGTCGGCGTGCTCGCCGTGCTCGGCGCGTTCGTCGCGGTACGCCTGCTGGCGCAGGTCACCGACGTGTCCGTGTTCGCCGTCAACATCATCACGATGCTCGGCCTGGGCATGGCCATCGACTACGCGCTGTTCGTGGTCAGTCGATTCCGTGAGGAGTTGGCCGCCGGGCGCAGCCCCGCGGACGCGGTGGCGCGCACGCTGGCCACCGCGGGGCGTACCGTGCTCGTCTCGGGTCTGACCGTGGCGCTCGCCCTGGCCAGCCTGCTGATCTTCCCGATGGACTTCCTCAAGTCCATGGCCTGGGGCGGCATGGCCGCCGTGCTCGTCGCCATGCTGGCCGCGCTCACCGCGCTGCCCGCGCTGCTGGCCGTGCTCGGCCCGAAGATCAACGCCTGGCGGGTGCCGCTGCCGAAGCTGTTCCAGGCGCGCCCGGCCGGTGAGGGTGGCTGGGCCCGCATCGCCCGCAGCGTGATGAACCGCCCCGTGCTGTACGCCCTCGGCGTCGCCGCGATCCTCGCGCTCACCGCGACCCCGTTCCTGCGGGCGCAGTTCGGCGGGTTCGACGAGCGGGTGCTGCCCGCGGGCACCGAGTCGCGCACCGTCACCGAGCGCATCGCCGCCGAGTTCCCCGGTGGCAGCGCCGCCCCGATCAGCGTCCTGGTCCTCGGCCCCGGCGCGGACACCATGCTGACCCGCGTCCAGGCCGTGCCGAACGTGTCCGGCGCGATGATCGCGGCCCAGCAGGGGGACGCCGCCCTCATCACGGCGTCGTACCCCGGCGAGCCGGCCGACGAGAGTGCCCGCGAGGTCGTGCGGGCGATCCGGGGCCTGCCCGTGCCCGACGGCACGCAGCTGCTGGTCGGCGGGCGCACCGCGGCGGACCTGGACCAGCTCGACTCGCTCGGCGGGCGGCTGCCGTGGATGCTCGCCATGGTCGCGGTGAGCACGTTCCTGCTGCTGTTCCTGGCGTTCGGCTCGGTCGTGCTGCCGTTGAAGGCCATCGTGATGAACGTGATCTCGATCGGGGCGTCGTTCGGCGTGGTCGTCTGGATCTTCCAGGACGGGCACCTGTCGGACTGGCTGGGCTTCACGGTGACCGGGTTCCTGGAACCCGGGAACATGGTGCTGATGCTGGCGGTCCTGTTCGGACTGGCCACCGACTACGAGGTGTTCCTGCTGTCGCGGGTGCGCGAGGAGTGGGACGCCACCGGGGACAACACCCAGGCCGTCGCGTCCGGGCTGCAGCGCACCGGTGGGATCATCACGGCGGCGGCACTGCTGTTGATGGTGGTGCTGGGCGGGTTCGCCACCGGCGGCACGACGACGATCAAGGTGCTCGGTGTCGGCATGGTGGTCGCCGTGGCCATCGACGCCGCACTCGTCCGGGCCGTGCTGGTGCCCGCCACGATGCGCCTGCTGGGCCGCTGGAACTGGTGGGCCCCCGGCCCCCTGGGCCTCGTCTACCGCCGCTACGGCCTCAAGGAGGCCTGACCCGGGGCTGACCTCCGCCGCGCGGGCTTCCGCGCGCCGTGCCCGCTTACGGACCAACATCGCTGTTTCGGGTCGGAAAGTGCGGTCGGACCTCACTTTCCGACCCGGAACGGCGATCTCAGTCGGCACCGACGCGAACCGGCCGCGGAATCGCCGTGGTGGCGGTGTCGCGGCCGGATACCGTTGGGACATAAGACGTTCATCTGATCACGGGATGGGCGATGTCTGGGGCTCTTAGCGTGCTCGCTGACAGACATCGACCATCATGGAGGTCTAACATGGACCGTCGTAACGTGTTGCGGGCCGGGGTCGTCGGTGGCGCGGCCGCCGCCTTCTCGGGTGCGCTGTGGAAAGAGGCGTTCGCCGCACCGGCCCAGCCGGGCCCGGGGCCGTACGGTGCGCTGCAGGCCGCCGACGCCAACGGCATCATGCTGCCCTCCGGCTTCACCAGCCGGGTCATCGCGCGGTCCAGCCAGACCGTGCCCGGCACGTCGTACACCTGGCACGCCGCCCCCGACGGCGGGGCGTGCTTCGCCGACGGCTCGGGCTGGATCTACGTCTCGAACTCCGAGGTGTCCGCGGGCGGCGCGTCGGCGGTGAAGTTCACCTCCGGCGGCACCGTCACCAGCGCGTACCGCATCCTGTCGGGGACCTCCACCAACTGCGCGGGTGGGCACACCCCGTGGAACACCTGGCTGTCCTGTGAGGAGACGTCCACCGGCCGGGTCTGGGAGACCGACCCGTGGGGCGTGAACGCGGCCGCGGCCCGCCCGGCCATGGGCCGGTTCAAGCACGAGGCCGCCGCCTGCGACCCGGTGAACCACGTCATCTACCTGACCGAGGACGAGACCAACGGCTGCTTCTACCGGTTCATCCCGAACACCTGGGGAAACCTCGCCACCGGCACGCTCCAGGTCGCCAAGGGCGGTTCCGGCACGAACGTCACGCTCACCTGGGCGACCGTGCCCGACCCGGACGGCTCGCCGACCGCGACCCGCAACCAGGTCAGCGGTGTGAAGCGGTTCAACGGCGGCGAGGGCTGCTGGTACGACAACGGCATCGTCTACTTCACCACCAAGGGCGACAACCGCGTCTGGGCGTACAACACCGCGACGTCGCAGATCGAGCTGGCGTACGACGACTCGCTGGTGAGCGGCACGCCGCCGCTGACCGGCGTCGACAACATCACCGGCAGCGCGACCAGCGGGGACCTGTTCGTCGCCGAGGACGGCGGCAACCTGGAGATCTGCGTCATCACCCCGGACGACGTCATCGCGCCGTTCCTGCGCATCACCGGGCAGAGCTCCTCGGAGGTCACCGGGCCGGCGTTCAACCCGGCCGGCAACCGCTTCTACTTCTCGTCCCAGCGGGGCACCTCGGGCTCCTCGTCGGGCGGCATCACGTACGAGGTCACCGGACCGTTCCGCAGCTGACCCGGAGCGCTCGCCGGGCCGCGCCTGCGGCCGGGCCGGCGAGCGTCCCGCTCCGTTGACCTTCCTCGGGCCGGTGGCCATACTGCCCCGATGCAGTTGCACGGTGACGACACGGTCCAGGTGACCTGGCTGTGGGACCGGCCCGAATTCCGGCGCCTGGCCGCCCTGCACCGGGCCGACCAGAACCGGGTGAGCACCTTCGTGGCGCTGGTCAGCGGCACGGTCGCCCTCTGGATGATCTACCTGTGGAACGAGGGTGAGGCCTGGCCGTTCCCCTTCGGAGCCGTCTGGCTGGGCCTGCTCACCGTGCTGTGCGCCGGGGACGCGGCACTGTCCGCGTGGCTGGCCGTACGCGGCACGCCTGACGTGAAGTACGCGCCGATGACGGTGCGGATCGACACGCTCGGGGTGCGGCTCACCACCGGCAGCGGCGAGGTCTTCTACAGCTGGTCCGGCCTGTCGCAGGTGGCGCGGCCCGATTACTTCTGGCGCTTCGTCGCGGCCGGGGTCGGCGAGATCACGGTGCCGCGGCGGCTGATCACCCCCGCCGACGACGCGGCGATCGCGGTCGTCGTCGACCGGTACGCCCACCGGGTCGGCCGGCCCGACGACATGCCCCCACCGGCGGAGGTCTGAGGTGCGCCTGGAAACCGAGCGGCTGATCGTCCGGCAGTGGACCGACGGTTCCGCCGACCTGGCCCGCAACTACGACATCTACCGGCGGGACGAGGTCACCCGCTGGCTCGGCATGCCCACGCCGCTGGCCGACCCGGCGCAGTCGCAGCTCGTCATCGACCGGCGGCGCGAGTTCTACGCCGCCGAACCCGGCTACGGCGTGTGGGCGGTCGAGCGGCGCGACACGGGTGCGGTCGCCGGGTCGGTGCTGCTCAAGCCGCTGCCGACCCCGTCCGACGGGCCCGGCCGGGGCGAGGTCGAGATCGGCTGGCACTTCCACCCCGACTCCTGGGGCCACGGGTACGCCACCGAGGCGGCGCGGGCCGTGCTGGAGTACGGCTGGGCACTCGGGCTGGCCGAGATCCACGCCATCGCCCGCCCCGACAACGCGCCCTCGCTGGCGGTGATGCGCCGCATCGGCATGACCCACGTCGGCCGTACGAACCGCTGGTACGACATCGAGGCCGAGCTCTACGTGATCGCGAAAGAGGGAACCGCATGACGGACGAGGTCCGGTTGAACTTCACACCGACGGCTGGCCATTGGCATTGGGTGTACCAGACCTGGGGGACGCGCCGCTGGACGCTGATCCGCACCGTGGCGCTGTGTGCACTCGTGGCGGGGCTCCTGCTGCTGGCCAACGGCGGCGGCGTGAGCGCATGGGTGCTCATCGTCGGCGGTGCCGTCTGCTGGTTCCTCCCGTACGTGGTGGTGCGCCGGGAGGTGCGCGGACTGCCGCCGATCGCGCTGGCCGCCCGCGAGATCGTCCTGTCGGCTGACGCTGTCGAGGTGACGACGGCGCAGTCGTACAGCCGTTACGCGGCCTCACTGGTCAGCGCTCAGCATGTGAATGCCGGCGGCCTGCTCCTGTTCAACGGTTCCCAGGTGCTGTCCTTCATTCCCCGCGACGCCGTGCACGACGAGCAGTTCGAGCAGGCCTGCCGCCTCGCCGCGGTGCTGACGGAGAACGGGCGGGCCGCGCCCCGGGTGGCCTGACCTCCCCGCGGCCGGACAACCGTGAGGTAACACGCCCTTATCCGATGGTCGACATCTGCCGTCGCACAGTGTGCGCCGTTAGGCTGGTGGCGGCAGAATCTCCCCGCGGAAGGGGGTGAAGCGCGATGGCGGCACCGGCGAGAGCCCGGCAGTTGCACACGATCGAGGAATGGACCGAGATCGAGGAGTGGACTGCCGACCTGGCGCTGCGACTACTCCCGGAAACGAACGGCCGCAAGATCGAGGTCTTCCGCGGGAGTGTGATCGTGTCCCCCCACGCGAATGTGGATCATCAAACCGTCAGCACCGAGCTCGTCTACGCGCTCCGACAGGCGGCGAAGGCGGTCGGACTGTTCGCCTATCCGGAGGTCAACCTGATCTCCGGCGATGATCTGTTCATCCCCGACTTCGGGGTGTTCCGAGTGTCCGGCGGCGGCAAGGTGGCGATGAACATCGCCGACGCGCTGCTGCTCGGGGAGATCGTCTCGCCGGGAAATCGGCGCAACGACATCATCGACCGGCCGAAGCAGTACGCGGCCGCGGGCGTGCCCTGGTTCATGCGGGTCGAGTGCCGCAACCGGGTGCCGGTGGTGGCCCTGCACTCCCTCGTCGAGGGGGAGTACCGGCCGGTGGCGGCCGCGGCGGCGGGCACCCGGTTCGTGATGCGGGAGCCGTTCGCGTTCGAGATCGACCCGGCCGACCTGCTCGACGAGTAGCCCGCGCAGCGGGTGCCCAGCGGGCTCGGCGAGAATGAAGGAATGATCCCCCGCGAGATAGTGCTCCTCGGCTCCACCGGGTCGATCGGCACGCAGGCCATGGACATCGTGCGCCGCAATCCGGACCGGTTCCGCGTCGTCGCGCTGGGCGCGGGCGGCGGCAACGTCGCCCTGCTGGCGCAGCAGGCGCTGGAGCTGGGAGTCGAGGCGGTCGGGGTGGCCAAGTCCACCGCGGCGCAGGACCTGCAGCTGGCGTTCTACGCCGAGGCGCAGCGCCGCGGGTGGTCGTCGGGCGAATTCAAGCTGCCGAAGATCCTGGCGGGCCCGCAGGCGATGACGGAGCTGGCCCAGTGGCCCGCGGACATCGTGCTAAACGGCGTGGTCGGCTCGCTGGGGCTCGCGCCGACGCTGGCCGCGCTGCGGGCAGGGCGCATCCTCGCGCTGGCCAACAAGGAGTCGCTGGTGGCCGGTGGGCCGCTGGTGCGGGCGGTGGCCAAGCCGGGCCAGATCGTGCCGGTGGACAGCGAGCACTCGGCGCTGGCGCAGTGCCTGCGCGGCGGCTCCCGGGCCGAGGTGCGCAAGCTGATCCTGACCGCGAGCGGGGGCGCGTTCCGCGGCCGCCGCCGTGAGGAGCTGGGCGCGGTCACCGTCGAGGAGGCGCTCAAGCACCCGACGTGGGACATGGGTCCGGTGGTGACGATCAACTCGGCGACGCTGGTGAACAAGGGCCTCGAGGTGATCGAGGCGCACGAGCTGTTCGACGTGGCGTACGACGACATCGAGGTGATGGTGCACCCGCAGTCGGTGCTGCACTCCCTCGTCGAGTTCACCGACGGTTCGACGCTGGCGCAGGCCAGCCCGCCGGACATGCGGCTGCCGATCGCGCTGGCGCTGGGCTGGCCGGACCGGGTGCCGGAGGCGGCGTCGCCGGTCGACTGGACACTCGCGCACAACTGGGAGTTGCGCCCGCTGGACACCGAGGCGTTCCCGGCGGTGGAGCTGGCCAAGGCCGCGGGCCGGGCGGGGCGCTGCCAGCCGGCGATCTACAACGCGGCGAACGAGGAGTGTGTGGCGGCTTTCACAGCGGGCCGTCTGCCGTTCCTGGCCATCGTCGACACCGTCGGGGAGATCCTCGACGGTGCGCCCGACTTCGACGAACCGGGTACCGTCGAGGACGTGCTCGCCGCGGAGCACTGGGCGCGCACGCGCGCACATGACCTGATCAAGGAGAAGAGCGCCTGATGAACGCCCTGGGGATCGCCCTCTTCGCGCTTGTCATCCTGATCTCCGTAAGCCTGCACGAAGCCGGCCACATGGGCACGGCGAAGGCCTTCGGCATGAAGGTGACCCGGTATTTCGTGGGCTTCGGTCCCACCCTGTGGTCGTTCCGCCGCGGCGAGACCGAGTACGGGCTCAAGGGCATCCCGCTCGGCGGCTTCGTCAAGATCGTCGGCATGACGCCGCAGGACGAGGACGCCGACGACCCGAAGGCGATGTGGCGCTTCCCGGTGTGGAAGCGCTCGATCGTGATGTCGGCCGGCTCGATCGTGCATTTCATCCTGGCCGCGGTCGCGATCTGGGGGCTGGCGGTCTTCTCCGGCCTGCCCAACCCGGACCTGCCCACCAAGGTGCCCAGCGACGGCCAGCCCGCCGTGCTGACGGTGCAGCCGTGCGTGGTGACCAGCCTGCCGCTGCGCGCCTGCGCGGCGACGGACCCGGCCAGCCCGGCCAGCCAGGCCGGTCTGCGCAACGGCGACAAGCTGATCGCGGTGAACGGCACCGCGGTGGCCAACTGGGGCGATGCGATCAAGCAGATCCGGCCGCTGACCGCGGGCCAGACCGCCACGATGACGGTCCTGCGCGACGGCGCCCCGCAGACCCTGCAGCTGACGCCCGCGACGGTCGAGCGCGAGATGAGCGACGGCAGCGTGCAGAAGGTCGCCGCGATCGGCGTCGGCCTGAACGCGACGGTTCCCTACCTGGTCAAGTACGGCCCCGGTGAGGCCGTCGGCGCCAGCGCCCAGTATGCCGGGACCATGGTCGGCGCGACGTTCGAGGCGCTCAAGGAGTTCCCGAAGCGGATCCCGGCGCTGTTCTCGGCCATCGGCGGGGAGAAGCGCGACCCGAACACCCCGATCAGCGTGGTGGGCATCAGCATCCTGGGCGGCGAGGCCGCGCAGGAGGGCGCGTGGAGCATGTTCGTCGGGCTGTTCATCGCGTTCAACCTGTTCATCGGCATCTTCAACCTGCTGCCGCTGCTTCCCCTGGACGGGGGACACCTGTTCATCGCGTGGTTCGAGAGAATTCGTTCATGGGTGTACGCGCGGTTGCACAAGCCAGACCCGGGCCGGGTCGACTACTTCAAGCTGATGCCCCTGACCTATACGGTCATCCTGATCTTCGGTGCGTTCACGCTGCTGACCGTCACCGCGGACCTCGTCAACCCCATCTCGATCTACAAGTGAGTGTGCTGTGACTGCGATCAACCTTGGTATGCCGGCTGCTCCCCCCATGCCGCTCGCGCCGCGGCGCCAGAGCCGGCAGATCATGGTCGGCAGCGTGCCGGTCGGCGGGGGAGCGCCGGTCAGCGTGCAGTCGATGACGACCACCCTGACCTCCGACGTCAACGCGACCCTGCAGCAGATCGCGGAGCTCACCGCGTCCGGCTGCCAGATCGTGCGGGTGGCGGTGCCCTCCCAGGACGACGTCGAGGCGCTGCCCGCGATCGCGCGCAAGTCGCCGATCCCAGTGATCGCCGACATCCACTTCCAGC contains these protein-coding regions:
- a CDS encoding MMPL family transporter, yielding MFAWWGRAVVRLRWLVLGIAAAVLVIGASWGGGVFGDLISGGFDDPGSASSRAHREITAQLGRQDVDILALYSSDSLTQDQPAFRDAVTAVATELSGRPEVASVVGAHTPGVPGRFTSTDGHATYLAIQLRDGDENSKLDDLAALRDDLVADGLHTEVGGLIPFLDDANTRINDDITKAELISLPILLVLLVFIFRGLVAAATPLFVGVLAVLGAFVAVRLLAQVTDVSVFAVNIITMLGLGMAIDYALFVVSRFREELAAGRSPADAVARTLATAGRTVLVSGLTVALALASLLIFPMDFLKSMAWGGMAAVLVAMLAALTALPALLAVLGPKINAWRVPLPKLFQARPAGEGGWARIARSVMNRPVLYALGVAAILALTATPFLRAQFGGFDERVLPAGTESRTVTERIAAEFPGGSAAPISVLVLGPGADTMLTRVQAVPNVSGAMIAAQQGDAALITASYPGEPADESAREVVRAIRGLPVPDGTQLLVGGRTAADLDQLDSLGGRLPWMLAMVAVSTFLLLFLAFGSVVLPLKAIVMNVISIGASFGVVVWIFQDGHLSDWLGFTVTGFLEPGNMVLMLAVLFGLATDYEVFLLSRVREEWDATGDNTQAVASGLQRTGGIITAAALLLMVVLGGFATGGTTTIKVLGVGMVVAVAIDAALVRAVLVPATMRLLGRWNWWAPGPLGLVYRRYGLKEA
- a CDS encoding alkaline phosphatase PhoX, whose amino-acid sequence is MDRRNVLRAGVVGGAAAAFSGALWKEAFAAPAQPGPGPYGALQAADANGIMLPSGFTSRVIARSSQTVPGTSYTWHAAPDGGACFADGSGWIYVSNSEVSAGGASAVKFTSGGTVTSAYRILSGTSTNCAGGHTPWNTWLSCEETSTGRVWETDPWGVNAAAARPAMGRFKHEAAACDPVNHVIYLTEDETNGCFYRFIPNTWGNLATGTLQVAKGGSGTNVTLTWATVPDPDGSPTATRNQVSGVKRFNGGEGCWYDNGIVYFTTKGDNRVWAYNTATSQIELAYDDSLVSGTPPLTGVDNITGSATSGDLFVAEDGGNLEICVITPDDVIAPFLRITGQSSSEVTGPAFNPAGNRFYFSSQRGTSGSSSGGITYEVTGPFRS
- a CDS encoding GNAT family N-acetyltransferase, which codes for MRLETERLIVRQWTDGSADLARNYDIYRRDEVTRWLGMPTPLADPAQSQLVIDRRREFYAAEPGYGVWAVERRDTGAVAGSVLLKPLPTPSDGPGRGEVEIGWHFHPDSWGHGYATEAARAVLEYGWALGLAEIHAIARPDNAPSLAVMRRIGMTHVGRTNRWYDIEAELYVIAKEGTA
- a CDS encoding Uma2 family endonuclease, with the translated sequence MAAPARARQLHTIEEWTEIEEWTADLALRLLPETNGRKIEVFRGSVIVSPHANVDHQTVSTELVYALRQAAKAVGLFAYPEVNLISGDDLFIPDFGVFRVSGGGKVAMNIADALLLGEIVSPGNRRNDIIDRPKQYAAAGVPWFMRVECRNRVPVVALHSLVEGEYRPVAAAAAGTRFVMREPFAFEIDPADLLDE
- the dxr gene encoding 1-deoxy-D-xylulose-5-phosphate reductoisomerase; this translates as MLLGSTGSIGTQAMDIVRRNPDRFRVVALGAGGGNVALLAQQALELGVEAVGVAKSTAAQDLQLAFYAEAQRRGWSSGEFKLPKILAGPQAMTELAQWPADIVLNGVVGSLGLAPTLAALRAGRILALANKESLVAGGPLVRAVAKPGQIVPVDSEHSALAQCLRGGSRAEVRKLILTASGGAFRGRRREELGAVTVEEALKHPTWDMGPVVTINSATLVNKGLEVIEAHELFDVAYDDIEVMVHPQSVLHSLVEFTDGSTLAQASPPDMRLPIALALGWPDRVPEAASPVDWTLAHNWELRPLDTEAFPAVELAKAAGRAGRCQPAIYNAANEECVAAFTAGRLPFLAIVDTVGEILDGAPDFDEPGTVEDVLAAEHWARTRAHDLIKEKSA
- a CDS encoding M50 family metallopeptidase; this translates as MMNALGIALFALVILISVSLHEAGHMGTAKAFGMKVTRYFVGFGPTLWSFRRGETEYGLKGIPLGGFVKIVGMTPQDEDADDPKAMWRFPVWKRSIVMSAGSIVHFILAAVAIWGLAVFSGLPNPDLPTKVPSDGQPAVLTVQPCVVTSLPLRACAATDPASPASQAGLRNGDKLIAVNGTAVANWGDAIKQIRPLTAGQTATMTVLRDGAPQTLQLTPATVEREMSDGSVQKVAAIGVGLNATVPYLVKYGPGEAVGASAQYAGTMVGATFEALKEFPKRIPALFSAIGGEKRDPNTPISVVGISILGGEAAQEGAWSMFVGLFIAFNLFIGIFNLLPLLPLDGGHLFIAWFERIRSWVYARLHKPDPGRVDYFKLMPLTYTVILIFGAFTLLTVTADLVNPISIYK